A window of the Gemmatirosa kalamazoonensis genome harbors these coding sequences:
- a CDS encoding TonB-dependent receptor domain-containing protein: MWTQSARVRHPALPARAALAALALAARAAAAQTGTVVGRVTDAATGAPVAAAQVTLTGTQRVTSVDADGRFRLTNVPAGAGELRARALGHTPASAAFSLVPNGIDTVALSMAASGVELDAVVVTGSLGDTRRRAVGHSVAVVDARAIVGASAVANLTEVLQAKAPGLTVFPPSGTVGTAAAFRLRGAGSLSASNNPTIYVDGVRVSTRDQGNYDVFGQATTALDAINPADIASVEVIKGPAASTLYGAEAAAGVIQIFTQRGRPGRVAWEARVDVGRSDWDTRLRPVNFAIATAERLADTVTWPGFEGKALGDVISFRPLSDGRALRTGGLSKVLLSASGGADRYTFYVSAGTSSEDGVFHNNAAERRSLRSNVTLAPSRAMTFTTDVALAKAHIRLPLNDDAGPLGLIFSSYLAAPGRAYTFPGGRDYSSITPEVADVYDNQTWADRLTVASTMDYAPTSWLANVIRVGLDANVGRAELYFAPDPLGRRPFVARGSLGLDNTKGLIAEGRPESQDVTLSYDATATRRWSRALVSHTSLGMQYLADVFRRTDAIGTDVGSGALRSVAAAAVTHGTASSSEQKSLGVYAQQQLSLADRLFVTLAARVDNNSAFGSRLKAVVYPKASVSYVVSDARHVTVPGVDALRLRAAWGQAGNAPRPFDAERSYTASVVTFANGTQSALHYASTGNPNLRPERGSEIEVGFESALLGDRVDVDVSYYDKTTRDALIGVPVPPSTGFADQLLTNLGEISNRGVEVLVRAVPVRRKSLTVDAALSLATNRNRLVSFGDGRAPVVFGFNAPSQRYQEGFPLGAMWAQRVRYNADGTLLKVGGRPVLDTASVYMGPSAPTRDLSLTGGALLLGRLRVRALADYKGGHYQFNVKDSRRDRDGVSWETVNPAADPDEVLARQFQFQTFLHIQRADFVKLRDVSIGYDVPLGGVHGAARRATLTLAGHNLKIWTRYGGADPEVNYSGAARFNRDDAWVVPQTRRYSATVAVAF, encoded by the coding sequence GTGTGGACGCAATCGGCACGCGTTAGGCATCCGGCACTTCCGGCGCGCGCGGCACTCGCCGCGCTCGCGCTCGCCGCGCGTGCGGCGGCCGCGCAGACCGGCACCGTAGTCGGGCGCGTGACCGACGCGGCCACAGGGGCGCCGGTGGCCGCGGCCCAGGTGACCCTCACCGGCACGCAGCGTGTCACGTCGGTGGACGCCGACGGACGCTTCCGCCTGACGAACGTCCCCGCCGGTGCCGGCGAGCTGCGCGCACGCGCCCTCGGCCACACGCCGGCGTCGGCCGCGTTCTCGCTGGTGCCTAACGGTATCGACACGGTCGCGCTGTCGATGGCCGCGAGCGGTGTCGAGCTCGACGCGGTCGTCGTCACCGGCTCGCTCGGCGACACGCGCCGGCGCGCGGTGGGCCACTCGGTCGCCGTGGTCGACGCGCGCGCGATCGTGGGCGCGTCCGCGGTCGCCAACCTCACCGAGGTGCTCCAGGCGAAGGCCCCCGGGCTCACGGTGTTCCCGCCTTCCGGCACGGTGGGCACCGCGGCCGCGTTCCGTCTGCGCGGTGCCGGCTCCCTGAGCGCCTCCAACAACCCGACGATCTACGTCGACGGTGTGCGCGTGAGCACGCGCGACCAGGGCAACTACGACGTCTTCGGGCAGGCCACGACGGCGCTCGACGCCATCAACCCCGCGGACATCGCGTCCGTCGAGGTGATCAAGGGACCGGCGGCGTCCACGCTCTACGGCGCCGAAGCGGCGGCCGGGGTGATCCAGATCTTCACGCAGCGCGGGCGCCCCGGCCGCGTCGCGTGGGAGGCGCGCGTCGACGTCGGGCGGTCCGACTGGGACACGCGCCTGCGACCGGTGAACTTCGCGATCGCGACCGCCGAGCGCCTCGCCGACACGGTGACCTGGCCCGGCTTCGAGGGCAAGGCGCTCGGCGACGTCATCTCGTTCCGCCCCCTCAGCGACGGCCGCGCGCTGCGCACCGGGGGGCTCTCCAAGGTGTTGCTCTCCGCGAGCGGCGGCGCGGACCGGTACACGTTCTACGTCTCGGCCGGCACGTCGAGCGAGGACGGCGTGTTCCACAACAACGCCGCCGAGCGCCGCTCCCTCCGCAGCAACGTCACGCTCGCGCCGTCGCGCGCGATGACCTTCACGACCGACGTCGCGCTCGCCAAGGCTCACATCCGGCTGCCGCTCAACGACGACGCCGGGCCGTTAGGCCTGATCTTCAGCAGCTACCTCGCGGCGCCGGGCCGGGCGTACACGTTCCCCGGCGGACGCGACTACTCGTCGATCACGCCGGAGGTGGCCGACGTCTACGACAACCAGACGTGGGCCGACCGGCTCACGGTCGCGTCGACGATGGACTACGCGCCGACGTCCTGGCTCGCGAACGTGATCCGGGTGGGGCTCGACGCCAACGTGGGGCGCGCGGAGCTCTACTTCGCGCCCGACCCGCTCGGCCGGCGCCCTTTCGTGGCCCGCGGGAGCCTCGGCCTCGACAACACGAAGGGGCTCATCGCCGAGGGCCGCCCCGAGAGCCAGGACGTCACGCTGAGCTACGACGCGACCGCGACGCGACGGTGGTCCCGCGCGCTCGTCTCGCACACGTCGTTAGGCATGCAGTACCTGGCGGACGTGTTCCGGCGGACCGACGCGATCGGCACCGACGTCGGCAGCGGCGCGCTGCGGTCGGTCGCCGCGGCCGCGGTCACGCACGGCACCGCGTCGTCGTCCGAGCAGAAGTCGCTGGGCGTGTACGCGCAGCAGCAGCTCTCGCTCGCCGACCGACTCTTCGTCACCCTCGCCGCGCGCGTGGACAACAACTCCGCGTTCGGCTCCCGGCTGAAGGCGGTGGTCTACCCGAAGGCGTCCGTCTCGTACGTGGTCTCCGACGCGCGGCACGTCACGGTGCCCGGCGTCGACGCGCTGCGGCTGCGGGCGGCGTGGGGCCAGGCCGGCAACGCCCCACGTCCGTTCGACGCGGAGCGCTCCTACACCGCGTCGGTGGTCACCTTCGCGAACGGCACGCAGTCCGCGCTGCACTACGCGTCGACCGGTAACCCGAACCTCCGCCCGGAGCGGGGATCCGAGATCGAGGTCGGCTTCGAGAGTGCGCTCCTCGGCGACCGCGTGGACGTGGACGTGAGCTACTACGACAAGACCACGCGTGACGCGCTCATCGGCGTGCCCGTTCCGCCGTCCACCGGATTCGCGGACCAGTTGCTCACCAACCTCGGCGAGATCTCGAACCGCGGGGTCGAGGTGCTCGTGCGCGCCGTTCCCGTGCGGCGGAAGTCGCTGACCGTCGACGCGGCGCTCTCGCTGGCGACCAACCGCAACCGGCTGGTCTCGTTCGGCGACGGCCGCGCGCCGGTCGTCTTCGGCTTCAACGCGCCGTCGCAGCGCTACCAGGAGGGCTTCCCGCTCGGCGCGATGTGGGCGCAGCGGGTGCGGTACAACGCGGACGGCACGCTGCTCAAGGTCGGCGGCCGGCCGGTGCTCGACACGGCGAGCGTGTACATGGGACCGTCCGCGCCCACGCGCGATCTGTCGCTCACCGGCGGGGCGCTGTTGTTAGGCAGGCTGCGCGTGCGCGCGCTCGCCGACTACAAGGGCGGCCACTATCAGTTCAACGTGAAGGACAGCCGGCGCGACCGCGACGGCGTGTCGTGGGAGACGGTGAACCCCGCGGCGGACCCCGACGAGGTCCTCGCCCGCCAGTTCCAGTTCCAGACGTTCCTCCACATCCAGCGGGCCGACTTCGTCAAGCTGCGTGACGTGTCGATCGGCTACGACGTGCCGCTCGGCGGCGTGCACGGCGCGGCGCGGCGCGCGACGCTCACGCTCGCGGGCCACAACCTGAAGATCTGGACCCGGTACGGCGGCGCCGACCCCGAGGTGAACTACAGCGGCGCGGCCCGGTTCAACCGCGACGACGCGTGGGTCGTGCCGCAGACGCGCCGGTACTCCGCGACCGTCGCGGTCGCGTTCTGA
- a CDS encoding amidohydrolase family protein, giving the protein MSSAAGAQNPEIVVRAGRLLDGGGGSQTNVDVTVRDGKIASIRPASGALPPNGIDLSRRTLLPGLIDTHVHLGWYLNDKDRLHTDDDGDPPGKQALAHAGNAWATLRAGFTTVQSVGEPDNKPLRDAIAAGRIPGPRVLTSLGSLNERTRGGSPDSLRAAVRRFKDQGADLIKVFASKSIRDGGEATMTDEQLAAACGEAKAVGLRTLVHAHSAESIKRAVRAGCTQIEHGVFVDAEALKMMADRGVWFDPQCGLVFHNYLDNRAKFEGIGNYNAAGFAAMEQAIPLAEQGIRNALATPGLKLVFGTDAVAGAHGRNAEELICRVRRAGQSPMDAIASATSRAAESLGLGTLLGRVAAGYAADLVATDGDPSHDIEALRRVRFVMRAGKIYVNE; this is encoded by the coding sequence ATGTCCAGCGCCGCCGGAGCGCAGAACCCCGAGATCGTCGTCCGCGCCGGCCGCCTCCTCGACGGCGGCGGCGGATCCCAGACGAACGTCGACGTCACCGTGCGCGACGGAAAGATCGCGAGCATCCGACCCGCGTCCGGCGCGCTGCCGCCTAACGGCATCGATCTGAGCCGACGCACGCTGCTCCCCGGCCTGATCGACACGCACGTGCACCTCGGCTGGTATCTGAACGACAAGGACCGCCTGCACACCGACGACGACGGCGATCCGCCGGGGAAGCAGGCGCTCGCCCACGCCGGCAACGCGTGGGCGACGCTGCGCGCGGGCTTCACCACGGTGCAGAGCGTCGGGGAGCCGGACAACAAGCCGCTCCGCGACGCCATCGCGGCCGGCCGCATCCCGGGGCCGCGCGTCCTCACGTCGTTAGGCTCGCTGAACGAGCGTACGCGCGGCGGATCGCCCGACTCGCTGCGCGCCGCGGTGCGGCGCTTCAAGGACCAGGGCGCGGACCTCATCAAGGTCTTCGCGAGCAAGAGCATCCGCGACGGCGGCGAGGCGACGATGACCGACGAGCAGCTCGCCGCCGCGTGCGGCGAGGCGAAGGCGGTGGGCCTCCGCACGCTCGTCCACGCCCACTCCGCCGAGTCGATCAAGCGCGCGGTGCGCGCCGGCTGCACGCAGATCGAGCACGGCGTGTTCGTCGACGCCGAGGCGCTGAAGATGATGGCCGACCGCGGCGTGTGGTTCGACCCGCAGTGTGGGCTCGTCTTCCACAACTACCTCGACAACCGCGCGAAGTTCGAGGGGATCGGCAACTACAACGCGGCCGGCTTCGCGGCCATGGAGCAGGCGATCCCGCTCGCCGAGCAGGGGATCCGCAACGCGCTCGCGACGCCCGGTCTCAAGCTCGTCTTCGGCACCGACGCGGTGGCCGGCGCGCACGGCCGCAACGCCGAGGAGCTGATCTGCCGCGTGCGTCGCGCCGGTCAGTCGCCGATGGACGCGATTGCCAGCGCCACCTCGCGCGCCGCCGAGTCGCTCGGCCTCGGCACGCTGCTGGGGCGCGTCGCCGCGGGCTACGCCGCCGACCTCGTCGCCACCGACGGCGACCCGTCGCACGACATCGAGGCGCTGCGTCGCGTGCGGTTCGTCATGCGCGCGGGGAAGATCTACGTGAACGAATAG
- a CDS encoding M20/M25/M40 family metallo-hydrolase — protein sequence MPSRRFVAPLSAALLAAGAARAQPAAAQPAAPGGDDAAVIARLRDAGAAGSQVLRTATILSDVFGPRLAGSPNYRAAAEWARRELASYGLAAHLEAWGTRAGRSWAPTHHSVELVAPYYARLVAYPKAWSPPTAGIVRGTPVLVTDVRADTDVARYGDRLRGRIVLLGAPPGPDTSALRPLAHRWDARELDSLARLSDPGSPRDYWEDAGGYAEGVRRRNAVSIALGRAGVAAVLEPSASPYAVLVGSFQAYDSDVSGAPPSFRVARGDYTRVVNLLRLAAAAGQPAPVVALDLATASVAPRTRADSTGYDVIAELPGSDPATSGEVVMVGAHFDSWTAGTGATDNAAGAAVAMEALRLLHVAGARPRRTIRVALWDGEEHEDYFGSLGYVRRHFGDPETMQLRPEHGSISAYFNFDHGTGRVRGVRLQGNAAARPFLERMLAPLADLGATTVTLANAGSTDHMPFAAVGVPAFTFVQDPLHYEALTHHTNADVAANLLPADLQQAALVTAAVLYQTANLPGKLPRLPLPPPHAPNASR from the coding sequence ATGCCCTCCCGCCGCTTCGTCGCACCGCTGTCGGCCGCGCTGCTCGCGGCGGGCGCGGCGCGTGCGCAGCCCGCGGCTGCGCAGCCCGCGGCGCCGGGCGGGGACGACGCAGCGGTGATCGCGCGGCTGCGCGACGCCGGCGCGGCCGGGTCGCAGGTGCTGCGCACGGCGACGATCCTCTCCGACGTGTTCGGCCCGCGGCTCGCCGGATCCCCGAACTACCGCGCGGCGGCCGAGTGGGCGCGCAGGGAGCTCGCGAGCTACGGCCTCGCCGCGCATCTCGAGGCGTGGGGCACGCGCGCGGGACGCTCGTGGGCGCCGACGCATCACTCGGTGGAGCTGGTCGCGCCGTACTACGCGCGACTCGTCGCGTACCCCAAGGCGTGGAGCCCGCCCACCGCGGGCATCGTGCGCGGCACCCCGGTGCTCGTCACCGACGTGCGCGCGGACACCGACGTGGCGCGCTACGGCGACCGGCTGCGCGGCAGGATTGTGCTGTTAGGCGCGCCGCCCGGCCCGGACACGAGCGCGCTCCGGCCGCTCGCCCACCGGTGGGACGCGCGCGAGCTCGACTCCCTCGCGCGGCTCTCCGACCCCGGCTCGCCACGCGACTACTGGGAGGACGCGGGCGGGTACGCCGAGGGAGTCCGGCGGCGGAACGCCGTCTCCATCGCGTTAGGCCGCGCCGGCGTCGCCGCCGTGCTGGAGCCGAGCGCGAGCCCGTATGCGGTGCTCGTCGGCTCGTTCCAGGCATACGACAGCGACGTCTCCGGCGCGCCGCCGTCGTTCCGCGTCGCGCGCGGCGACTACACGCGCGTCGTCAACCTGCTGCGCCTCGCCGCCGCCGCGGGCCAGCCGGCACCGGTGGTCGCGCTCGACCTCGCGACGGCGTCGGTCGCGCCGCGCACGCGCGCCGATTCCACCGGCTACGACGTCATCGCCGAGCTGCCGGGGAGCGACCCGGCGACGAGCGGCGAGGTGGTGATGGTCGGCGCCCACTTCGACTCGTGGACCGCGGGCACCGGCGCGACCGACAACGCCGCCGGTGCCGCGGTCGCGATGGAGGCGCTGCGGCTGCTGCACGTCGCCGGCGCGCGGCCGCGACGCACGATCCGCGTCGCGCTGTGGGACGGCGAGGAGCACGAGGACTACTTCGGATCGCTCGGCTACGTGCGGCGCCACTTCGGCGACCCGGAGACGATGCAGCTCCGCCCCGAGCACGGATCCATCTCCGCGTACTTCAACTTCGACCACGGCACGGGACGGGTGCGCGGCGTGCGGCTGCAGGGGAACGCCGCCGCGCGCCCGTTCCTCGAGCGCATGCTCGCGCCGCTCGCCGACCTCGGCGCGACGACGGTGACGCTCGCGAACGCGGGGAGCACCGACCACATGCCGTTCGCGGCGGTCGGCGTCCCCGCGTTCACGTTCGTGCAGGACCCGCTGCACTACGAGGCGCTGACGCACCACACGAACGCCGACGTCGCCGCGAACCTGCTCCCCGCGGACCTGCAGCAGGCCGCGCTCGTGACCGCCGCGGTCCTGTATCAGACCGCGAACCTGCCGGGGAAGCTGCCGCGCCTCCCGCTTCCGCCGCCGCACGCGCCTAACGCTTCCCGATGA